In a single window of the Nitrospinota bacterium genome:
- the nusA gene encoding transcription termination/antitermination protein NusA: MTSELMNALRMVADEKSMAVEALIATIEDAVAIAASKRLNRENLEVHFDQSRGDFELYELLEVVEEPTDKLAHISLDKALLLDPASVIGSVVKNRVHMEDLGRIAAQSVRQMIHKKGREAELHRQFLNYKARVGEMVTARMAKRGEGGIVFDFGEVEAILPQSEQLAQDKYERGKHFRLLIAEVSEGRREPVITLSRTHPGLLRKLMEMEAPELADGSVEIAAIARDATGRSKVVVKTIKKDIDPVGACVGAHGVRIKPVMRELSGEKIDIFAWSEDPKKLISAALIPAKNMKVFPAEKEKRAEVIVPDDQLLAAIGKKGVNVKLAQKVTGWQLDVMSAKEWEEFQARKAGQGAEDRPAREDRKGAKPAGEQSGG; this comes from the coding sequence TTGCGGATGGTGGCGGACGAAAAGTCCATGGCCGTGGAGGCGCTTATCGCCACCATTGAAGACGCCGTGGCCATAGCCGCCTCCAAAAGGCTTAACCGGGAGAACCTGGAGGTCCATTTCGACCAGTCGCGTGGGGACTTCGAGCTGTACGAGCTTTTAGAGGTGGTGGAAGAGCCTACCGACAAGCTTGCCCACATAAGCCTGGATAAGGCGCTACTTCTGGATCCCGCCAGCGTAATCGGTTCGGTGGTGAAGAACCGGGTGCATATGGAGGATCTGGGGAGGATAGCCGCCCAGTCCGTGCGGCAGATGATCCACAAGAAAGGGCGGGAGGCGGAGCTTCACCGGCAGTTTCTAAACTATAAAGCCCGTGTCGGTGAAATGGTTACCGCCCGGATGGCCAAACGGGGCGAAGGAGGCATAGTTTTCGATTTCGGCGAGGTGGAGGCCATTTTGCCGCAATCTGAACAGCTGGCCCAGGACAAGTATGAGCGGGGGAAACATTTCCGGCTATTAATAGCCGAAGTTTCGGAAGGGCGGAGGGAACCTGTCATCACCCTTTCGCGCACCCATCCGGGGCTTTTGCGGAAGCTTATGGAGATGGAAGCGCCGGAGCTGGCGGACGGGTCGGTGGAGATTGCCGCCATCGCCCGGGACGCGACAGGCCGGTCGAAAGTGGTTGTGAAAACCATCAAGAAAGACATAGACCCGGTGGGGGCCTGCGTTGGAGCCCACGGTGTGCGCATAAAACCCGTGATGCGTGAGCTTTCGGGGGAGAAGATAGACATCTTCGCCTGGAGCGAGGACCCGAAGAAACTTATCAGCGCGGCGCTTATCCCCGCCAAGAATATGAAAGTGTTCCCGGCGGAGAAGGAAAAGCGGGCCGAGGTGATAGTGCCCGACGACCAGTTGTTGGCCGCCATCGGCAAAAAAGGGGTGAACGTTAAACTGGCGCAGAAAGTGACCGGCTGGCAGTTGGACGTGATGAGCGCCAAGGAATGGGAAGAGTTTCAGGCCAGGAAAGCCGGGCAGGGCGCTGAAGACCGCCCAGCCCGTGAAGACAGGAAGGGCGCAAAACCCGCCGGAGAACAATCGGGCGGTTAA